In Amphiura filiformis chromosome 1, Afil_fr2py, whole genome shotgun sequence, the following are encoded in one genomic region:
- the LOC140152311 gene encoding LOW QUALITY PROTEIN: GATA zinc finger domain-containing protein 1-like (The sequence of the model RefSeq protein was modified relative to this genomic sequence to represent the inferred CDS: inserted 1 base in 1 codon): MPLGVKPCCATCKTIDSPMWRKNKKGYIQCNSCGLKDLPPAANGNGNGNGSSTTQSKNGSSQSGNGGRXREATRKSSRNVKNNDTSKWSQQDQKSIDKRKEQANCFKRNPMKSPESVATIVTSDSVYHKGVYIQKGDIVSILDVDGGVYYAQIRGLMQDQYCEKSAVITWLLPTQATNPDKFDPATYILGPEEDLPRFLDYMEFVCHAPTEYYKSLNSPYPVIPSKEQTGFVWSSIIPTKPPSTAQIFGAS; the protein is encoded by the exons ATGCCGTTAGGAGTAAAGCCATGTTGCGCAACTTGCAAAACAATAGATTCTCCGATGTGGAGAAAGAACAAAAAAGGTTATATTCAATGTAATTCGTGTGGTCTAAAAGACCTTCCTCCTGCTGCAAACGGCAATGGCAACGGAAATGGTTCTTCAACAACGCAGAGCAAAAATGGGAGTAGTCAGTCTGGTAATGGAGGGA GAAGAGAGGCCACAAGGAAGTCGTCTAGAAATGTGAAAAACAACGATACAAGCAAATGGTCACAGCAGGACCAAAAATCCATCGACAAAAGGAAAGAGCAGGCTAATTGTTTTAAAAGAAAT ccaATGAAATCACCAGAGTCTGTAGCAACAATTGTAACAAGTGACAGTGTTTATCACAAG GGTGTTTACATCCAGAAAGGTGACATTGTATCCATACTAGATGTTGATGGCGGTGTATATTATGCCCAAATCCGTGGATTGATGCAGGATCAGTATTGTGAGAAGAGTGCAGTCATAACATGGTTGCTGCCCACACAAGCCACAAATCCAGATAAATTTGATCCAGCAACATATATTCTAG GTCCTGAGGAAGATCTACCTAGATTTCTAGACTACATGGAGTTTGTCTGTCATGCGCCCACAGAATACTACAAGTCATTGAACAGTCCATACCCTGTTATACCGTCCAAAGAACAAACTGGCTTTGTATGGTCAAGTATCATTCCAACCAAACCACCTTCAACAGCACAGATATTTGGGGCATCGTGA